GAAGAGAAGAAACTGCATTCAAGAGTGCACAGCACAAAGGAGTTCCACTGTGAGCAGTGCGGGAAGGTTTTCTTTGTTCCTTCTCTTCTAAAAGTTCACATGAAGAGACACAGTGATGAAAAGCCTTTCCACTGCAGTGAGTGtgacaagtgtttcaaaactaaaGGAAACCTTGTTTCTCATGAGAGAACACACACGGGAGAGAAACCGTACAAGTGTCCTCACTGTGAGAAGAGATTCGGCCACAAGCCCCATCTGAAGATACATGTCCGTGTGCACACCAATGAGAGGCCGTATCAGTGCAGTGAATGTGGGAAAACCTTTGCAGTCTCATATAGTCTAAAGTCACATCAGAAAATACACTCTGAGGAGAAACCCTATCAATGCTCACACTGTGATAAATGTTTCCGTCAGAAATCTCAGGTGAGACTCCATGAGAGAatgcacactggagagaaaccttacctcTGCTCTCATTGTGGAAAGAGCTTTTCTGGTCCAAGTCATCTCCAACTACATCTGAGAGTCCATACGGGAGAAAAGCCTTATTACTGCAGTgtttgtgggaagagtttcagtaAATATGGTGGCTTAGTAAATCACCAGAGAACACACACTGGAGAAAGACCTTATTCCTGTATTGTTTGTGGTACGGCTTTCCGTCAACACAGTAATTTAGTTCAGCACCAGAGAACACACAATGGAGAAAGACCTTACAAATGCACTCAGTGTGACAAAACGTTTGCTCGACCAGATGTCCTGAAAACCCATCTGAGAATGcatacaggagagaaaccttacagctGCTCTATCTGCGGGGAGGGATTCGCTTATTTAGGAAGTTTTAATTCTCATCAGAAGAAACACGCTAAAGAGCAAACTGCCCTGGAATCTTTATAGCATCGAAAACAATCGAAGGTTTTTGAGGAACATAAACGAGTCCCTCTCGATTTGTCCAGAGTGAAACATTTTGGGGTTACAGAATAAACTTTCGGAATCAGAACAAATCaggcttttctttttttagttggTGCATACTGTATGCACGattttgcatttttcatttgGAACTGGATTGGGTGACATCAAGTACATCTACAATGACATATATTAGACGTAAAAGTGTGAATTTCTCATGAAGGGTTTGATTTTATATCCCTaccctttttgttttattttgcgtatactatagttgaagtcagaagttttcatacactaaggttgaagtcattaaaactaattttgaaccactccacagatttaatattagcaactatagttttggcgagtcgtttaggacatttactttgtgcatgacacgagtttGCTGTTTGCTTCACATCAcgagaaaatctaaagaaattagccaagacctcagacTAAACAttgtggacttccacaagtctggatcatccttgggagcaatttccaaacacctgaaggtaccacgttcatctgtacaaacaatagtacacaagtatatacaccatgtgaccacacagtcatcacaccgctcaggaaggagacgcattctgtctcctagagatgaacgtagtttgtgtgaaaagtgcaaaatcaatcccagaacaacagcaaaggaccttgtgaagatgctggaggaaacaggtggacgagtatctagatccacagcaaaaccagtcctatatggacatcacctgaaaggtgctcagcaaggaagaagccgctgctccaaaaccaccataataaaaccagactacagtttgcaagtgcacatggggacaaagatcttactttaggagaaatgtcctctggtctgatgaaacacatattgaactgtttggccataatgaccatcgttatgtttggagggaaaagagtGATGaaccaaccgtgaagcatgggggtgcagcatcatgttgtgggggtgctgcaggagggaccggtgctcttcacaaaatagatgatgacatcatgaggaaggaacattatgaagatacattgaagcaacatctcaagacatcagacaggaagttaaagctcggtcacaaatgggtcttccaaatggacaatgaccccaagcacacctccaaagttgtggcaaaatggcttaaggacaacaaagtcaagatatttgagtggcatcacaaagtcctgacgtCAATCTGATAgtacatttgtgggcagaactgataaagcatgtgtgagcaatgaggcctacaaacctgactcagttacaccagttctgtccggaggaatgggacaaaattccagcaacttattgtgagaagcttctggaaggaaacccaaaatgtttgacccaagttaaacaatttaaaggcaatgctgccaaatactaacaaagtgtctgtaaacttctgacccactgggaatctgatgaaagaaataaaagctgaaagaaataattctctcgactattattctgacatttcacattcttaaaataaagtaatgatccgaactgaccaaagacagggaatgttttcaatgATTAAACGTCAGGAATTGTGAACAATGGTCTTTATACTTTAATGAATTATTATCATTAGAAATGTGTAAGATTTATTCTTTCAAATCgatcatttttatttcataattagtTATATGATCGGCGTCGACTTCACAGCGATGATGAAATCTTGTATGGAAGCTGTGAGTGACAGTgtaaaggccgaaacatacttcaTGCAAGTATGAAGTACATACTTCAGTgcttgtctctttcttctgtgctttcTATGATTAAACGTCAGGAATTGGGaaaaactgtaaatgtatttggctaaggtgtatgtaaacttctgacttagaTCATAAATGCCTTTTTATAAAACATCCAAACAAGCAGTGCAAGAcattatgtctgtgtgtgtcctGTGTTCTTTGTGTCATGCTTGGGTTATAATGTTCAGAGACTAGATTAGTATCGTAGAAATATCCCTGATGCATCCTTAATTCCTTTAATTTACTCTTTattgtgtaatattttaaaagatagaaAGATTCTTTGATTTTTGATCTGAtactatttttgttttctttaatatattttcttttatggTTCGTAAAGGCAACCATTGATATACAGAACAATTTCACTATTCATTTAGTTTATTTGGCAACTTTTGTGTAGTTTAAATATTCCTTCGAGTTGTTTTTGTATTGGACTTTGGTTCTTCTGCTTCTGTTTTCAAATGGTGAGACCTGCATTCCAACCAATGGCACGGAAAGGTTGCAGCGATGATCATAACAAGCTACCCTGTCTCAATTATCTGGTTGTAGACGTGTATAGCACAATTTTAACATGCGACTCTAACATAGCTAAATATTTGGGATTTCGGAAAGCGAAGTGTTCACAACAAACAGCTAACCTCCTGCATATAAGTCTGCTCGACCCATGAGGAGAACACGGTAAATATTATGACTAATTATCCTGACTTTTGAGTAGTTGTGATTACCCATATTGAGGACCAAGCTGTCACCCCTTAcatgtttccaagtcttcactatATTATGAGATATGCTGTATAATTTATAGTTTGATccatatagtttatttttatttaggccTTACATTGTGACATGTTCGGTTTCATATCTCTGATAGCACATGTAGATCAGCCAGATAtctattatttgtgtgtgtgtgtgtgtgtgtgtgtgctagatatattttttaggttgtttgctcatctgcaatgctTGTTTAAGACTTTCAGCAAATTATTTGAAAACCCCTTGAATGTTGAAGTCATTGcttatttgataataataataataataataataattccttcaATATCTGAATATTAATGTCAAGTCGGAGgtactgtgttttaaaaaatgctaaatcagTTTTCAGGTACAAAAAATAGTTTCTAGGAAAACTTACatgttcatttactcacccatattaTGTGTGTTGATGTTTAATTGTTAAAATAAGTTAAAAATGGATCAGAACAAGACAGTAAGTCGAAATAGATTaattattgacttttaaaattaaaattatgtacaattatatttatgtaaaaacaaaaagaatgtcCATTCTGGGCACCAAAAATTGTTAGCTGGGCATATCGTAGACCCTCAATGTAACAATTACACGTACACCTTTATTTATTAGAAACTTAATTAAAATCGTGTGATGTTTCTGAAATCCTCGTGATGGATGTTGATTGTGTTGTGACTCCAGTAACTCCAGTACAGCAGGGGGCGCTATGAAGCTCTTTAGTCCGCCGGTAAACTCACTAAACAAAGACAGAAGAACTCACAGTTTGTTTAgatgttcagctgctgtgtgtttgtttatgtcttTCATGTTGTGATATTTATGTGATCTTGAGATGTTGAAGATGAGTTTGCAGGTGGATCTGAtgtgctgtaaatcagtaggaactgatctgtccatgctggatattgatgatttcatgacagaaatctctcagctgaagaaagaggtggcGTTACTGGAGGCAAAGCTGAGGGAAAGAGGAGATCCACTGAACGGAGAGGTTTGTACAGCTGTTCAATATATCAAGAGTCCAGATGAGTCAGTacagtgattgtgttgtgtttgtcaggagctggagaaggtttcctgtcaatcttcagtgtgtgtgactgatgggacctccacagaatgtcaggattcagtgtggagcgtcAGAgatcagagatccagagacacacaggactcagagCTCagcctcactttactctgttataCTGACgctcaggagagtgtgtgtgacagtaatcagggtgatcaaacctccacagagtctctggcttctgtctgtaacgctggagaacagcagatgctgcagataccattgaagatgtgttcagtgaagctgctggactgcaggaacctgatggagatgagaggagaaaccacagcagaggaacagcagagtgatgaagatgatttTATTCAACATGATAAAGATGAAGATGATAATGATTTTCTTCCTtcaggtatgtttttttttttttttatgttgctttCATAACATTTAAAGTTGCACATCATATGAAGACCTTGTCATCTGACACTCCAGGAATGCCTCAGTTATGGTGTTCTGActtttaatattgcatttaatattttttattattttaacaaaataattagggGTTGCTTCAGAAAAACCTATTCCGTTGTACttctatgtgtgtgtctgtttgggtAGGGTTAAGTGCAGTGCAATGCCTTAACACATAAGCACAAAGTCAATGGCCATGAAGTGTTGGCGCAATTTGGGTTTGACAAAATCAACCTGGTCAgttgaggttcttctccggcacCGTCTCGGTCCTATACAGTACAATCATAAGCAGTTGTTATTGTAAATTGACTGTATGCAACTTATTGGAAGAAttcaaattacattattttgtgtgtgcTTGTTAATGGGACATGTTCATTTTTTACACATGGAGAATTATCAAAATAACGAAgaggttaaaaaaaatcataccaaatccaaacattttactctctccttcttccaccggccccttttgcagtgacttattaaaaataatatatataaaataatataattgaataaaaaaaatatgacttctagaaaatctcataattttttgtttcaacAACGATCATCAAGGACATTATTTGATATTCAGTACTTTCAGAATTTAGACATGATCTTTATCACCatctgctggtgaaatctccaaattgcaaatgcaggaactgaatttggactttgctGCTGAGTTAAGCGGTGTTGAAATGTCTTATTGCAACAACCAAAtactcaggaaaatagcaaattgtgttAGCACTTAATTTACACACAATACACCCACAATAGCGCAAAAACTCCCACCCACGCCCATTTGCTCTGGAACGAAAATttcacttagaattagcgctctcacaaaaattggataaatGCTCTACGcacactcatgaaaatagagcccatgaCGATGACCCATATTATTGTTATACAGCTttctgcttaaaggaatagttcacccaaaaatgaaaatttgctgataatttactccccctgcgggccatccaagatgtttccgagtttctttcttcatcaaaacagaatttaagatttttagcatgtaatttcaggcctcctcctttaaacaatgcaagcgaatgtaCTTGAAT
This DNA window, taken from Xyrauchen texanus isolate HMW12.3.18 chromosome 5, RBS_HiC_50CHRs, whole genome shotgun sequence, encodes the following:
- the LOC127643410 gene encoding zinc finger protein ZFP2-like encodes the protein MLKMSLQVDLMCCKSVGTDLSMLDIDDFMTEISQLKKEVALLEAKLRERGDPLNGEELEKVSCQSSVCVTDGTSTECQDSVWSVRDQRSRDTQDSELSLTLLCYTDAQESVCDSNQGDQTSTESLASVCNAGEQQMLQIPLKMCSVKLLDCRNLMEMRGETTAEEQQSDEDDFIQHDKDEDDNDFLPSDAISGSSSDGETASTPKDQLSVAQSLSCITCEKTFTSKGFLARHERRHTEQKFFKCRRCGSRFSTAEEKKLHSRVHSTKEFHCEQCGKVFFVPSLLKVHMKRHSDEKPFHCSECDKCFKTKGNLVSHERTHTGEKPYKCPHCEKRFGHKPHLKIHVRVHTNERPYQCSECGKTFAVSYSLKSHQKIHSEEKPYQCSHCDKCFRQKSQVRLHERMHTGEKPYLCSHCGKSFSGPSHLQLHLRVHTGEKPYYCSVCGKSFSKYGGLVNHQRTHTGERPYSCIVCGTAFRQHSNLVQHQRTHNGERPYKCTQCDKTFARPDVLKTHLRMHTGEKPYSCSICGEGFAYLGSFNSHQKKHAKEQTALESL